A genomic window from Salvelinus namaycush isolate Seneca chromosome 5, SaNama_1.0, whole genome shotgun sequence includes:
- the LOC120048822 gene encoding forkhead box protein J2-like isoform X5 — MQVVPADWFSTTDTLKESFRVASSLDWANIDLTSHPDLLESMRQAELCDWALEPTLFTSLCDSLNRFFTQKGLIGSSSGNNSPLAHGAPQSLLLPPLTHNTPTLATLTHPSPLAPPSSSGQPPRRPLHPQTQGVQRPHLTQPGAPQTNAGIQLQPKPRPPMKHLHNNSEEIQDDFDWDSLIA; from the exons ATGCAAG tgGTGCCAGCAGACTGGTTCAGTACTACAGACACTCTGAAGGAGAGCTTTAGGGTCGCCAGCAGTCTGGACTGGGCCAACATTGACCTCACTAGCCACCCAG ACCTCTTGGAGAGCATGCGCCAGGCCGAGCTCTGTGATTGGGCGCTGGAGCCGACGCTCTTCACTTCACTCTGTGACTCGTTGAACCGTTTCTTCACTCAGAAGGGCCTAATTGGCTCGTCCTCCGGTAACAACTCCCCATTGGCCCATGGTGCCCCTCAATCTCTGCTCCTCCCACCCCTTACTCACAACACCCCCACCCTGGCCACCCTAACCCACCCCTCTCCCCTGGCCCCCCCCTCCAGCAGTGGTCAGCCCCCCAGGAGGCCCCTCCACCCCCAAACTCAGGGTGTACAGAGGCCCCACCTGACCCAACCTGGAGCTCCTCAGACCAATG ctggGATCCAACTTCAACCTAAACCCCGTCCCCCTATGAAACATCTCCATAACAACAGCGAGGAGATCCAAGATGACTTTGACTGGGACTCTCTGATCGCCTGA
- the LOC120048822 gene encoding forkhead box protein J2-like isoform X2, producing MSSNLDSSLTSIDWLPQLGISSLQSGRERGGEEGERKKERGRERSDLPPPIPAPFPSSGSKAKPPHSYATLIAMAIGAAPGRKLSLNDIYMWISDMFPYYSRSGRGWKNSIRHNLSLNKCFRKVPRPQSDPGKGSYWMMDGPSEPNPLKGTKRPYPAEEEEGSIQVPNVSVMQAEKQHSPQTDHYRPLASPQTDHYTPLASPQTDHYTPLASPQTDRYTPLASPQTDHYRPLASPQTDHYRPLASPQTDHYTPLASPQTDHYTPLASPQTDHYTPLASPQTDHYTPLASPQTDHYMPLASPQTDHYRPLASPQTDHYRPLASPQEPSQQLSPPPCKQRPPYMQSPVSSLPVPHETVSPSTASATLPSLSIPHSLPSFSIPHSLLSLSVPHSLPSLSTSHSTVSSSVSPQTLPSSVPALSVPTLSVPAFSVPSLSVPSLNVAPTYESSHSCDPLLHFSFSDLNLPDLYTSFQSLCRSVRERVASQSDVGPLFVLTNDSTPLHTPTLPPLSPHPVPSVAPGPPPEADRLSHSSVVPADWFSTTDTLKESFRVASSLDWANIDLTSHPDLLESMRQAELCDWALEPTLFTSLCDSLNRFFTQKGLIGSSSGNNSPLAHGAPQSLLLPPLTHNTPTLATLTHPSPLAPPSSSGQPPRRPLHPQTQGVQRPHLTQPGAPQTNAGIQLQPKPRPPMKHLHNNSEEIQDDFDWDSLIA from the exons atgtctTCTAACTTGGACTCCAGTCTAACCAGCATAGACTGGCTCCCCCAGCTGGGAATCAGCTCACTGCaatcaggaagagagagaggaggagaagagggggagagaaagaaagagagagggagagagagaagtgatctTCCTCCCCCCATCCCTGCCCCCTTTCCTTCCTCTGGATCCAAAGCCAAGCCCCCTCACAGCTATGCCACCCTCATCGCTATGGCGATAGGCGCAGCCCCCGGCAGGAAGTTGAGTTTGAATGACATCTACATGTGGATAAGTGACATGTTCCCCTACTACAGCAGATCTGGCAGGGGATGGAAG AACTCCATCCGCCATAACCTGTCCCTCAATAAATGCTTCCGGAAGGTTCCTCGACCCCAAAGTGACCCTGGGAAG GGTTCCTATTGGATGATGGACGGCCCCTCAGAGCCCAATCCGCTGAAAGGAACCAAGCGTCCGTATCCagctgaagaggaggaggggtccATCCAGGTCCCCAATGTCTCAGTGATGCAGGCAGAGAAACAGCATTCACCCCAGACAGACCATTATAGGCCTTTAGCATCTCCACAGACAGACCATTATACGCCTTTAGCATCTCCACAGACAGATCATTATACGCCTTTAGCATCTCCACAGACAGATCGTTATACGCCTTTAGCATCTCCACAGACAGACCATTATAGGCCTTTAGCATCTCCACAGACAGACCATTATAGGCCTTTAGCATCTCCACAGACAGACCATTATACGCCTTTAGCATCTCCACAGACAGACCATTATACGCCTTTAGCATCTCCACAGACAGACCATTATACGCCTTTAGCATCTCCACAGACAGACCATTATACGCCTTTAGCATCGCCACAGACAGACCATTATATGCCTTTAGCATCGCCACAGACAGACCATTATAGGCCTTTAGCATCTCCACAGACAGACCATTATAG GCCTTTAGCATCGCCACAGGAACCCAGTCAACAACTATCCCCCCCACCATGCAAG CAACGGCCACCCTATATGCagtcccctgtctcctctctccctgtcccccatGAGACTGTCTCCCCATCTACTGCCTCTGctactctcccctctctttctatccctcactctctcccctctttttctatccctcactctctcctctctctttctgtccctcactctctcccctctctttctacctctcactctactgTCTCATCTTCTGTCTCCCCTCAAACTCTCCCTTCTTCTGTTCCCGCTCTCTCTGTTCCCACTCTCTCTGTTCCCGctttctctgttccctctctttctgtcccatCTCTTAATGTTGCCCCCACCTACGAATCGTCACACTCCTGTGATCCCCttctccatttctccttctctgaTCTGAATCTGCCAGACCTCTACACCTCCTTCCAGTCCCTCTGCAGAAGCGTCAGGGAGAGAGTGGCCTCGCAAT cggACGTGGGTCCCTTATTTGTGTTGACCAATGACAGTACCCCACTGCACACCCcaaccctcccccctctctcccctcaccctGTACCCTCTGTAGCACCCGGGCCTCCTCCTGAGGCAGACAGACTGTCTCACAGCAGTG tgGTGCCAGCAGACTGGTTCAGTACTACAGACACTCTGAAGGAGAGCTTTAGGGTCGCCAGCAGTCTGGACTGGGCCAACATTGACCTCACTAGCCACCCAG ACCTCTTGGAGAGCATGCGCCAGGCCGAGCTCTGTGATTGGGCGCTGGAGCCGACGCTCTTCACTTCACTCTGTGACTCGTTGAACCGTTTCTTCACTCAGAAGGGCCTAATTGGCTCGTCCTCCGGTAACAACTCCCCATTGGCCCATGGTGCCCCTCAATCTCTGCTCCTCCCACCCCTTACTCACAACACCCCCACCCTGGCCACCCTAACCCACCCCTCTCCCCTGGCCCCCCCCTCCAGCAGTGGTCAGCCCCCCAGGAGGCCCCTCCACCCCCAAACTCAGGGTGTACAGAGGCCCCACCTGACCCAACCTGGAGCTCCTCAGACCAATG ctggGATCCAACTTCAACCTAAACCCCGTCCCCCTATGAAACATCTCCATAACAACAGCGAGGAGATCCAAGATGACTTTGACTGGGACTCTCTGATCGCCTGA
- the LOC120048822 gene encoding forkhead box protein J2-like isoform X1, giving the protein MSSNLDSSLTSIDWLPQLGISSLQSGRERGGEEGERKKERGRERSDLPPPIPAPFPSSGSKAKPPHSYATLIAMAIGAAPGRKLSLNDIYMWISDMFPYYSRSGRGWKNSIRHNLSLNKCFRKVPRPQSDPGKGSYWMMDGPSEPNPLKGTKRPYPAEEEEGSIQVPNVSVMQAEKQHSPQTDHYRPLASPQTDHYTPLASPQTDHYTPLASPQTDRYTPLASPQTDHYRPLASPQTDHYRPLASPQTDHYTPLASPQTDHYTPLASPQTDHYTPLASPQTDHYTPLASPQTDHYMPLASPQTDHYRPLASPQTDHYRPLASTQTDHYMPLASPQTDHYRPLASPQTDHYRPLASPQEPSQQLSPPPCKQRPPYMQSPVSSLPVPHETVSPSTASATLPSLSIPHSLPSFSIPHSLLSLSVPHSLPSLSTSHSTVSSSVSPQTLPSSVPALSVPTLSVPAFSVPSLSVPSLNVAPTYESSHSCDPLLHFSFSDLNLPDLYTSFQSLCRSVRERVASQSDVGPLFVLTNDSTPLHTPTLPPLSPHPVPSVAPGPPPEADRLSHSSVVPADWFSTTDTLKESFRVASSLDWANIDLTSHPDLLESMRQAELCDWALEPTLFTSLCDSLNRFFTQKGLIGSSSGNNSPLAHGAPQSLLLPPLTHNTPTLATLTHPSPLAPPSSSGQPPRRPLHPQTQGVQRPHLTQPGAPQTNAGIQLQPKPRPPMKHLHNNSEEIQDDFDWDSLIA; this is encoded by the exons atgtctTCTAACTTGGACTCCAGTCTAACCAGCATAGACTGGCTCCCCCAGCTGGGAATCAGCTCACTGCaatcaggaagagagagaggaggagaagagggggagagaaagaaagagagagggagagagagaagtgatctTCCTCCCCCCATCCCTGCCCCCTTTCCTTCCTCTGGATCCAAAGCCAAGCCCCCTCACAGCTATGCCACCCTCATCGCTATGGCGATAGGCGCAGCCCCCGGCAGGAAGTTGAGTTTGAATGACATCTACATGTGGATAAGTGACATGTTCCCCTACTACAGCAGATCTGGCAGGGGATGGAAG AACTCCATCCGCCATAACCTGTCCCTCAATAAATGCTTCCGGAAGGTTCCTCGACCCCAAAGTGACCCTGGGAAG GGTTCCTATTGGATGATGGACGGCCCCTCAGAGCCCAATCCGCTGAAAGGAACCAAGCGTCCGTATCCagctgaagaggaggaggggtccATCCAGGTCCCCAATGTCTCAGTGATGCAGGCAGAGAAACAGCATTCACCCCAGACAGACCATTATAGGCCTTTAGCATCTCCACAGACAGACCATTATACGCCTTTAGCATCTCCACAGACAGATCATTATACGCCTTTAGCATCTCCACAGACAGATCGTTATACGCCTTTAGCATCTCCACAGACAGACCATTATAGGCCTTTAGCATCTCCACAGACAGACCATTATAGGCCTTTAGCATCTCCACAGACAGACCATTATACGCCTTTAGCATCTCCACAGACAGACCATTATACGCCTTTAGCATCTCCACAGACAGACCATTATACGCCTTTAGCATCTCCACAGACAGACCATTATACGCCTTTAGCATCGCCACAGACAGACCATTATATGCCTTTAGCATCGCCACAGACAGACCATTATAGGCCTTTAGCATCTCCACAGACAGACCATTATAGGCCTTTAGCATCTACACAGACAGACCATTATATGCCTTTAGCATCGCCACAGACAGACCATTATAGGCCTTTAGCATCTCCACAGACAGACCATTATAGGCCTTTAGCATCGCCACAGGAACCCAGTCAACAACTATCCCCCCCACCATGCAAG CAACGGCCACCCTATATGCagtcccctgtctcctctctccctgtcccccatGAGACTGTCTCCCCATCTACTGCCTCTGctactctcccctctctttctatccctcactctctcccctctttttctatccctcactctctcctctctctttctgtccctcactctctcccctctctttctacctctcactctactgTCTCATCTTCTGTCTCCCCTCAAACTCTCCCTTCTTCTGTTCCCGCTCTCTCTGTTCCCACTCTCTCTGTTCCCGctttctctgttccctctctttctgtcccatCTCTTAATGTTGCCCCCACCTACGAATCGTCACACTCCTGTGATCCCCttctccatttctccttctctgaTCTGAATCTGCCAGACCTCTACACCTCCTTCCAGTCCCTCTGCAGAAGCGTCAGGGAGAGAGTGGCCTCGCAAT cggACGTGGGTCCCTTATTTGTGTTGACCAATGACAGTACCCCACTGCACACCCcaaccctcccccctctctcccctcaccctGTACCCTCTGTAGCACCCGGGCCTCCTCCTGAGGCAGACAGACTGTCTCACAGCAGTG tgGTGCCAGCAGACTGGTTCAGTACTACAGACACTCTGAAGGAGAGCTTTAGGGTCGCCAGCAGTCTGGACTGGGCCAACATTGACCTCACTAGCCACCCAG ACCTCTTGGAGAGCATGCGCCAGGCCGAGCTCTGTGATTGGGCGCTGGAGCCGACGCTCTTCACTTCACTCTGTGACTCGTTGAACCGTTTCTTCACTCAGAAGGGCCTAATTGGCTCGTCCTCCGGTAACAACTCCCCATTGGCCCATGGTGCCCCTCAATCTCTGCTCCTCCCACCCCTTACTCACAACACCCCCACCCTGGCCACCCTAACCCACCCCTCTCCCCTGGCCCCCCCCTCCAGCAGTGGTCAGCCCCCCAGGAGGCCCCTCCACCCCCAAACTCAGGGTGTACAGAGGCCCCACCTGACCCAACCTGGAGCTCCTCAGACCAATG ctggGATCCAACTTCAACCTAAACCCCGTCCCCCTATGAAACATCTCCATAACAACAGCGAGGAGATCCAAGATGACTTTGACTGGGACTCTCTGATCGCCTGA
- the LOC120048822 gene encoding forkhead box protein J2-like isoform X4, which produces MQSPVSSLPVPHETVSPSTASATLPSLSIPHSLPSFSIPHSLLSLSVPHSLPSLSTSHSTVSSSVSPQTLPSSVPALSVPTLSVPAFSVPSLSVPSLNVAPTYESSHSCDPLLHFSFSDLNLPDLYTSFQSLCRSVRERVASQSDVGPLFVLTNDSTPLHTPTLPPLSPHPVPSVAPGPPPEADRLSHSSVVPADWFSTTDTLKESFRVASSLDWANIDLTSHPDLLESMRQAELCDWALEPTLFTSLCDSLNRFFTQKGLIGSSSGNNSPLAHGAPQSLLLPPLTHNTPTLATLTHPSPLAPPSSSGQPPRRPLHPQTQGVQRPHLTQPGAPQTNAGIQLQPKPRPPMKHLHNNSEEIQDDFDWDSLIA; this is translated from the exons ATGCagtcccctgtctcctctctccctgtcccccatGAGACTGTCTCCCCATCTACTGCCTCTGctactctcccctctctttctatccctcactctctcccctctttttctatccctcactctctcctctctctttctgtccctcactctctcccctctctttctacctctcactctactgTCTCATCTTCTGTCTCCCCTCAAACTCTCCCTTCTTCTGTTCCCGCTCTCTCTGTTCCCACTCTCTCTGTTCCCGctttctctgttccctctctttctgtcccatCTCTTAATGTTGCCCCCACCTACGAATCGTCACACTCCTGTGATCCCCttctccatttctccttctctgaTCTGAATCTGCCAGACCTCTACACCTCCTTCCAGTCCCTCTGCAGAAGCGTCAGGGAGAGAGTGGCCTCGCAAT cggACGTGGGTCCCTTATTTGTGTTGACCAATGACAGTACCCCACTGCACACCCcaaccctcccccctctctcccctcaccctGTACCCTCTGTAGCACCCGGGCCTCCTCCTGAGGCAGACAGACTGTCTCACAGCAGTG tgGTGCCAGCAGACTGGTTCAGTACTACAGACACTCTGAAGGAGAGCTTTAGGGTCGCCAGCAGTCTGGACTGGGCCAACATTGACCTCACTAGCCACCCAG ACCTCTTGGAGAGCATGCGCCAGGCCGAGCTCTGTGATTGGGCGCTGGAGCCGACGCTCTTCACTTCACTCTGTGACTCGTTGAACCGTTTCTTCACTCAGAAGGGCCTAATTGGCTCGTCCTCCGGTAACAACTCCCCATTGGCCCATGGTGCCCCTCAATCTCTGCTCCTCCCACCCCTTACTCACAACACCCCCACCCTGGCCACCCTAACCCACCCCTCTCCCCTGGCCCCCCCCTCCAGCAGTGGTCAGCCCCCCAGGAGGCCCCTCCACCCCCAAACTCAGGGTGTACAGAGGCCCCACCTGACCCAACCTGGAGCTCCTCAGACCAATG ctggGATCCAACTTCAACCTAAACCCCGTCCCCCTATGAAACATCTCCATAACAACAGCGAGGAGATCCAAGATGACTTTGACTGGGACTCTCTGATCGCCTGA
- the LOC120048822 gene encoding forkhead box protein J2-like isoform X3 — protein sequence MSSNLDSSLTSIDWLPQLGISSLQSGRERGGEEGERKKERGRERSDLPPPIPAPFPSSGSKAKPPHSYATLIAMAIGAAPGRKLSLNDIYMWISDMFPYYSRSGRGWKNSIRHNLSLNKCFRKVPRPQSDPGKGSYWMMDGPSEPNPLKGTKRPYPAEEEEGSIQVPNVSVMQAEKQHSPQTDHYRPLASPQTDHYTPLASPQTDHYTPLASPQTDRYTPLASPQTDHYRPLASPQTDHYRPLASPQTDHYTPLASPQTDHYTPLASPQTDHYTPLASPQTDHYTPLASPQTDHYMPLASPQTDHYRPLASPQTDHYRPLASTQTDHYMPLASPQTDHYRPLASPQTDHYRPLASPQEPSQQLSPPPCKQRPPYMQSPVSSLPVPHETVSPSTASATLPSLSIPHSLPSFSIPHSLLSLSVPHSLPSLSTSHSTVSSSVSPQTLPSSVPALSVPTLSVPAFSVPSLSVPSLNVAPTYESSHSCDPLLHFSFSDLNLPDLYTSFQSLCRSVRERVASQLVPADWFSTTDTLKESFRVASSLDWANIDLTSHPDLLESMRQAELCDWALEPTLFTSLCDSLNRFFTQKGLIGSSSGNNSPLAHGAPQSLLLPPLTHNTPTLATLTHPSPLAPPSSSGQPPRRPLHPQTQGVQRPHLTQPGAPQTNAGIQLQPKPRPPMKHLHNNSEEIQDDFDWDSLIA from the exons atgtctTCTAACTTGGACTCCAGTCTAACCAGCATAGACTGGCTCCCCCAGCTGGGAATCAGCTCACTGCaatcaggaagagagagaggaggagaagagggggagagaaagaaagagagagggagagagagaagtgatctTCCTCCCCCCATCCCTGCCCCCTTTCCTTCCTCTGGATCCAAAGCCAAGCCCCCTCACAGCTATGCCACCCTCATCGCTATGGCGATAGGCGCAGCCCCCGGCAGGAAGTTGAGTTTGAATGACATCTACATGTGGATAAGTGACATGTTCCCCTACTACAGCAGATCTGGCAGGGGATGGAAG AACTCCATCCGCCATAACCTGTCCCTCAATAAATGCTTCCGGAAGGTTCCTCGACCCCAAAGTGACCCTGGGAAG GGTTCCTATTGGATGATGGACGGCCCCTCAGAGCCCAATCCGCTGAAAGGAACCAAGCGTCCGTATCCagctgaagaggaggaggggtccATCCAGGTCCCCAATGTCTCAGTGATGCAGGCAGAGAAACAGCATTCACCCCAGACAGACCATTATAGGCCTTTAGCATCTCCACAGACAGACCATTATACGCCTTTAGCATCTCCACAGACAGATCATTATACGCCTTTAGCATCTCCACAGACAGATCGTTATACGCCTTTAGCATCTCCACAGACAGACCATTATAGGCCTTTAGCATCTCCACAGACAGACCATTATAGGCCTTTAGCATCTCCACAGACAGACCATTATACGCCTTTAGCATCTCCACAGACAGACCATTATACGCCTTTAGCATCTCCACAGACAGACCATTATACGCCTTTAGCATCTCCACAGACAGACCATTATACGCCTTTAGCATCGCCACAGACAGACCATTATATGCCTTTAGCATCGCCACAGACAGACCATTATAGGCCTTTAGCATCTCCACAGACAGACCATTATAGGCCTTTAGCATCTACACAGACAGACCATTATATGCCTTTAGCATCGCCACAGACAGACCATTATAGGCCTTTAGCATCTCCACAGACAGACCATTATAGGCCTTTAGCATCGCCACAGGAACCCAGTCAACAACTATCCCCCCCACCATGCAAG CAACGGCCACCCTATATGCagtcccctgtctcctctctccctgtcccccatGAGACTGTCTCCCCATCTACTGCCTCTGctactctcccctctctttctatccctcactctctcccctctttttctatccctcactctctcctctctctttctgtccctcactctctcccctctctttctacctctcactctactgTCTCATCTTCTGTCTCCCCTCAAACTCTCCCTTCTTCTGTTCCCGCTCTCTCTGTTCCCACTCTCTCTGTTCCCGctttctctgttccctctctttctgtcccatCTCTTAATGTTGCCCCCACCTACGAATCGTCACACTCCTGTGATCCCCttctccatttctccttctctgaTCTGAATCTGCCAGACCTCTACACCTCCTTCCAGTCCCTCTGCAGAAGCGTCAGGGAGAGAGTGGCCTCGCAAT tgGTGCCAGCAGACTGGTTCAGTACTACAGACACTCTGAAGGAGAGCTTTAGGGTCGCCAGCAGTCTGGACTGGGCCAACATTGACCTCACTAGCCACCCAG ACCTCTTGGAGAGCATGCGCCAGGCCGAGCTCTGTGATTGGGCGCTGGAGCCGACGCTCTTCACTTCACTCTGTGACTCGTTGAACCGTTTCTTCACTCAGAAGGGCCTAATTGGCTCGTCCTCCGGTAACAACTCCCCATTGGCCCATGGTGCCCCTCAATCTCTGCTCCTCCCACCCCTTACTCACAACACCCCCACCCTGGCCACCCTAACCCACCCCTCTCCCCTGGCCCCCCCCTCCAGCAGTGGTCAGCCCCCCAGGAGGCCCCTCCACCCCCAAACTCAGGGTGTACAGAGGCCCCACCTGACCCAACCTGGAGCTCCTCAGACCAATG ctggGATCCAACTTCAACCTAAACCCCGTCCCCCTATGAAACATCTCCATAACAACAGCGAGGAGATCCAAGATGACTTTGACTGGGACTCTCTGATCGCCTGA
- the LOC120047770 gene encoding isochorismatase domain-containing protein 2-like, which produces MAGIGRLSTKGSVLLLCDMQEKFRPNIFQFTNIISNAARLLQAARVLGIPPIVTEQYPKGLGPTVPELGAGDLTAHAKTKFTMMIEPVEKELKALGDPKIAILCGIETQACIACTTFDLLEKGMEVHIVADAVSSRSQTDRLFALSRLRQSGAFLTTTEAVLLQLVQDAKHPNFREIQKLLVQPSPDTALLAFFSSL; this is translated from the exons A TGGCAGGGATTGGCAGACTGTCAACAAAGGGCTCAGTACTCTTACTGTGTGACATGCAGGAGAAGTTCAGACCCAACATCTTCCAGTTCACCAACATCATCAGCAACGCAGCCAGACtgctacag GCAGCCCGTGTTCTGGGCATCCCCCCCATAGTGACAGAGCAGTACCCTAAAGGCCTGGGTCCCACGGTGCCTGAGCTGGGGGCTGGGGACCTGACAGCCCACGCCAAGACCAAGTTCACCATGATGATAGAGCCAGTGGAGAAGGAGCTCAAAGCCCTGGGAGACCCCAAGATAGCCATCCTCTGTGGGATAGAGACACAGGCCTGCATCGCG TGCACGACCTTTGACCTGCTGGAGAAGGGTATGGAGGTCCATATCGTGGCTGATGCCGTCTCATCCAGAAG TCAGACAGACCGGTTGTTTGCCCTGTCCCGGTTGAGGCAGAGTGGAGCCTTCCTGACCACCACAGAGGCCGTCCTACTACAGCTAGTGCAAGATGCCAAACACCCCAACTTTAGAGAG ATCCAGAAGCTATTGGTCCAGCCGTCCCCTGACACAGCCTTGCTAGCCTTCTTCAGCTCTCTGTAG
- the LOC120047771 gene encoding ubiquitin-like protein ATG12 — MSDNAESPTETQKDEPSTPQQPTEDSGTADDKKKIDVLLKAVGDTPIMKTKKWSVEKGRTVQSLSQFISRFLKMEANEQLFIYVNQSFSPSPDQEVGVLFECFGSDGKLVLHYCKSQAWG, encoded by the exons ATGTCTGACAACGCAGAGTCTCCTACAGAAACGCAAAAAGATGAGCCTTCAACCCCACAACAGCCTACGGAAGACTCGGGGACGGCAGACGATAAGAAAAAAA TTGATGTGTTGTTGAAGGCAGTAGGAGACACCCCCATCATGAAGACAAAGAAATGGTCGGTAGAGAAAGGGAGGACAGTGCAATCACTCTCTCAGTTCATCTCTCGGTTCCTCAAGATGGAGGCCAATGAACAACTG ttCATTTACGTCAACCAATCATTCTCTCCCTCGCCTGATCAGGAAGTAGGAGTCCTGTTTGAA TGTTTTGGCAGCGATGGGAAGCTTGTTCTACATTATTGTAAATCTCAAGCCTGGGGTTAA
- the LOC120048823 gene encoding germ cell-specific gene 1-like protein, with amino-acid sequence MLENMSRRSRSLLSLTLTTLALALSILALCTSYWCEGTHKVVKPLCLSPVKMRNCGQNNSEPYTTESPTQNPYNRTLSPQRRDELAKIRQRQLDNAVHYIWETGEDKYTFRYFHTGFWESCEKHVDGEKCRSFIELTPGETQGVLWLSVISEFTYIGLLGMGFLLMWLELLCSHKEIHALKINAYAAICTVLSGLMGMVAHMMYTTVFQMTVIVGPKDWRPQTWDYGWSFALAWISFSCCMGAAVFTLNSYTKTIIELRHKQRLRLEEARTASHAPPYNEVVPGSGLYSVSGLLQCPDGMIDVAWAPDGTVMGVGNGDVPTLVLLGGCGPEGCEDCEREMDEMEEAMERERAYSPC; translated from the exons ATGTTGGAGAACATGTCTCGTCGGTCCCGCTCCCTgctgtccctgaccctgaccacTCTGGCTCTGGCCCTGTCCATCCTGGCTCTCTGCACCTCCTACTGGTGTGAAGGGACTCACAAGGTGGTCaagcctctctgcctgtctccggTCAAGATGAGGAACTGTGGGCAGAACAACAGTGAACCCTACACCACAG AGAGCCCAACTCAGAACCCATACAACAGAACCCTGTCCCCCCAGAGGAGAGATGAACTGGCTAAGATCCGCCAGAGACAGCTGGACAATGCTGTCCACTACATCtgggagacaggagaggacaaGTACACCTTCAGATACTTCCACACTGGCTTCTGGGAGAGCTGTGAGAAACACGTTGATG GTGAGAAGTGTCGCAGCTTTATTGAGCTGACTCCTGGTGAAACACaag gtGTGTTATGGCTATCGGTGATATCTGAGTTCACTTACATCGGTCTATTGGGAATGGGCTTTCTGTTGATGTGGCTGGAGTTGTTGTGTTCCCATAAGGAGATACACGCTCTCAAAATCAACGCCTATGCTGCCATCTGCACCGTACTGTCAG gTCTGATGGGGATGGTGGCCCACATGATGTACACCACAGTGTTCCAGATGACTGTCATCGTTGGCCCTAAAGACTGGAGGCCTCAGACCTGGGACTACGGCTGGTCATTCGC CCTGGCGTGGATCTCCTTCAGCTGTTGTATGGGAGCTGCAGTCTTCACCCTCAACTCTTACACCAAGACCATCATCGAGCTGCGCCACAAACAGAGGCTCCGATTGGAGGAGGCTCGCACCGCCAGCCACGCCCCTCCCTACAATGAGGTGGTCCCCGGGAGTGGGCTCTACTCTGTCAGCGGCCTATTGCAGTGCCCAGACGGGATGATTGACGTGGCGTGGGCGCCTGATGGGACCGTGATGGGGGTGGGGAACGGGGATGTACCAACTCTAGTGTTGCTAGGAGGGTGTGGGCCAGAGGGCTGTGaggactgtgagagagagatggatgagatgGAGGAGGCCATGGAGAGGGAAAGAGCTTATTCGCCCTGTTAA